A single genomic interval of Sander lucioperca isolate FBNREF2018 chromosome 9, SLUC_FBN_1.2, whole genome shotgun sequence harbors:
- the LOC116055095 gene encoding leukocyte cell-derived chemotaxin 1-like, which yields MAGNSEKVPIASAGPEDLHNFMPPAYSAVAVKPAATGRLLKAGIAVLIAGALLLLLGAVGAFYFWNNNEKHVYNVHYSMSINGKVEEGTMEIDTANNMEKFSTGSGADEAVEVHDFEIGITGIRFSGGEKCYIKTQVKARLPDVETLNKDSMTFALEDEVMPAKFEDDLIWVAADTPLSDSAFLSSKIKDLCGDLPIFWLRPTYSTSRQRKRRAAPRQRRQAAGEEEEDVEAEFNPENPYQRGLEGEQETMNIDPMLDHQGVCCNECRRSYTHCQRICEPLGGYHPWPYHYRGCRVVCRVIMPCNWWVARIMGLV from the exons ATGGCCGGGAACTCAGAGAAAGTACCGATCGCCTCGGCGGGACCAGAGGACCTGCATAACTTCATGCCCCCG GCCTACTCCGCCGTGGCCGTGAAGCCCGCCGCCACCGGCCGCCTCCTGAAGGCCGGGATCGCGGTGCTCATCGCCGGGGCCCTCCTACTGCTACTGGGGGCAGTCGGAGCGTTCTACTTCTGGAACAACAACGAAAAACAC gtctacAATGTCCATTACAGCATGAGCATCAATGGCAAAGTGGAGGAGGGTACAATGGAGATTGATACGGCGAATAACATGGAGAAATTCAGCACCGGCAGTGGGGCGGATGAGGCCGTGGAGGTCCATGACTTTGAGATT GGGATCACAGGGATCCGGTTTTCAGGAGGAGAGAAGTGCTACATCAAGACCCAAGTGAAGGCTCGTCTGCCTGATGTGGAGACTCTCAACAAGGACTCGATGACATTCGCCCTG GAGGATGAGGTGATGCCGGCCAAATTTGAGGATGATCTGATCTGGGTGGCGGCTGACACCCCACTCTCGGACTCCGCCTTCCTCAGCAGCAAGATAAAGGACTTGTGTGGAGACCTGCCAATCTTCTGGCTCCGTCCCACCTACTCAACCA gcagacagaggaagaggagggctgCCCCCCGCCAGCGGCGCCAGGCAGccggggaggaggaagaggacgtGGAGGCAGAGTTCAACCCGGAGAACCCCTATCAG AGAGGCCTTGAGGGCGAGCAGGAAACCATGAACATCGACCCCATGCTGGACCACCAGGGCGTGTGCTGCAACGAGTGCCGTCGCAGCTACACCCACTGCCAGAGGATCTGTGAGCCGCTGGGAGGGTACCACCCGTGGCCCTACCACTACAGGGGCTGCAGGGTGGTCTGTAGAGTTATCATGCCCTGCAACTGGTGGGTGGCACGCATTATGGGTCTGGTGTAA
- the LOC116055094 gene encoding protocadherin-8: MGEIGWNGLLVLACVSWASLAAVTQGKTVKYQTFEEDAPGTVIGNLAKDISSTASSSGGSRTNFRMMKQFNSSFIRLRESDGQLTIGERIDRERTCKHMLQCLIAFDVVSFSKEQFKLIHVEVEVKDINDNSPEFPRKESSLEISENTAVGTRIPLDFAVDEDVGANYIQSYQISVNSHFSIDVLSRADGVKYAELVLMKELDRETQASYALELVAMDGGNPSRTGTTRINVKVKDYNDNSPVFDRNSFSVDLPEDAPVGFLLLDLNAEDPDEGLNGEVVYGFGNQVPTEIRQLFRVDRKTGRLTVESPIDFESKNTYEFDVQATDLGPNPSPAICKIVVQVQDVNDNAPEISITPMTSITAGIAYITEAAARESFVALVSTSDRDSGANGQVHCTLYGHDHFRLQQAYEDSFMIVSTSPLDREKIPEYNLTVVAEDLGSPPFRTITQYTIRLTDENDNAPVFSKPVYEVAVVENNAPGAYITTVVARDMDMGSNGKVSYKLADTYFMGSPISTFVSLDPASGSLYALRSFNYEMMKQLELRITASDGGSPPLSGSANVYVRIVDQNDNTPVITQPPLNNGSAEVLLPRDAPSGYVITRVEARDADEGVNAEVSYGLATGEPSVFSVNKATGEIYLNQVLSHDVDETLSVTVTVSDNGRPALTSTATLNFLIIAGSPPSDRTVYHSGSGDEVYAQWDLSVVIIVVLAGSCTLLLLAIILIATTCNRRKRDKSGEDSDSYGEKGTLERGRNHVGDNPLLPLHETGGGAGFDGHSYSSQPGGFTSAHPGGSDMCSASEDGSEVPCVYDSDSNSKPRGNKHEGYSTLPGYGNAKEAVRPITIWKGNSYTTISARDPAFSGKDSGKGDSDFNDSDSDVSGDTGLKKDGAVVPPMGGQNALWACTSECKVLGHSDRCWSPSAVRANAAPSPAPTLSSFSSLSKTASLPRDPHRRDNYYQAHIPKTVGLQSVYEKVLHREYDYVLVTPPRPVRVQEISDITIPVYTPTPTHCPNNDV; the protein is encoded by the exons ATGGGAGAAATAGGGTGGAACGGGCTGTTGGTGCTAGCGTGCGTCTCTTGGGCAAGCCTGGCTGCTGTCACACAAGGAAAGACGGTGAAATATCAGACATTCGAGGAAGACGCACCAGGGACAGTGATTGGAAACTTGGCCAAGGACATCTCCTCCACTGCCTCTTCCTCGGGGGGCTCCAGGACCAATTTCAGGATGATGAAACAGTTCAACTCCTCTTTCATCCGGCTGAGGGAGAGCGACGGGCAGCTGACCATCGGAGAGAGGATAGACAGGGAGCGCACCTGCAAACACATGCTGCAATGCCTCATCGCTTTTGACGTGGTCAGCTTCTCCAAAGAGCAGTTCAAACTCATCCACGTCGAGGTGGAGGTCAAGGACATCAACGACAACTCCCCCGAGTTCCCCCGGAAAGAGTCGAGTCTGGAGATCTCCGAGAACACAGCGGTGGGCACGCGGATACCGCTAGACTTTGCCGTGGATGAGGATGTTGGGGCGAACTACATCCAAAGCTACCAGATCTCCGTCAACAGCCACTTTTCAATCGACGTGCTCAGCAGGGCCGACGGGGTTAAATATGCGGAGCTGGTGCTCATGAAGGAGCTGGATCGGGAGACGCAGGCTTCTTACGCGCTGGAGCTGGTCGCTATGGACGGTGGCAACCCGTCCCGCACCGGAACAACGCGCATCAACGTCAAGGTGAAAGACTATAACGACAACAGCCCGGTGTTCGACAGGAACAGCTTCTCCGTGGACCTGCCCGAGGACGCACCGGTGGGCTTTCTCTTGCTGGACCTGAACGCGGAGGATCCAGACGAGGGGCTGAACGGTGAGGTGGTGTACGGGTTCGGTAACCAGGTGCCCACAGAAATACGGCAACTCTTCAGAGTGGACAGGAAGACCGGACGGCTCACCGTCGAGAGCCCGATTGACTTTGAAAGTAAGAACACGTACGAGTTTGACGTTCAGGCAACCGATCTGGGTCCGAACCCGAGCCCGGCCATCTGCAAAATTGTAGTGCAGGTGCAGGATGTTAACGACAACGCACCGGAGATCTCCATCACTCCTATGACGTCCATAACGGCGGGGATAGCGTACATTACCGAGGCGGCGGCCAGAGAGAGTTTCGTGGCTCTGGTCAGCACCTCGGACAGAGACTCCGGCGCTAACGGGCAGGTGCACTGCACGCTCTACGGACACGATCACTTCAGACTACAGCAGGCGTACGAGGACAGCTTCATGATTGTGAGTACCAGCCCGTTAGACCGGGAGAAAATCCCCGAATATAACCTCACAGTAGTGGCGGAGGATCTGGGCTCCCCTCCCTTCAGGACCATCACTCAGTACACAATCAGACTGACTGACGAGAACGACAACGCTCCGGTGTTCAGTAAACCGGTGTATGAAGTGGCCGTGGTGGAGAACAATGCTCCTGGCGCATACATCACCACTGTGGTGGCGCGGGACATGGACATGGGGTCAAACGGGAAGGTCAGCTACAAACTGGCAGACACATATTTCATGGGCTCCCCCATTTCCACCTTCGTGTCACTGGACCCCGCCAGCGGGTCGCTTTACGCGCTCCGGAGCTTCAACTATGAGATGATGAAACAGCTGGAGCTCCGTATCACGGCCAGCGACGGCGGCTCCCCGCCTCTGTCTGGCAGCGCTAACGTCTATGTGAGGATAGTGGACCAGAATGATAACACACCGGTCATCACTCAGCCGCCTCTCAATAACGGCTCCGCTGAAGTCCTCCTGCCCCGGGACGCACCGAGCGGCTACGTCATCACACGGGTGGAGGCGCGGGACGCGGATGAGGGCGTGAACGCAGAAGTGTCCTACGGGCTGGCCACCGGTGAACCCTCCGTGTTCTCTGTTAACAAAGCCACCGGGGAGATCTACCTCAACCAGGTGCTCAGCCATGACGTGGACGAAACTCTGAGCGTGACCGTGACGGTGAGCGACAACGGGAGGCCCGCGCTCACCTCCACCGCCACGCTCAACTTCCTCATCATCGCGGGCTCCCCGCCGAGCGACAGGACAGTGTACCATTCAGGCAGCGGGGACGAGGTGTACGCGCAATGGGACCTGTCCGTGGTGATTATCGTTGTCCTCGCGGGGAGCTGCACGCTCCTGCTGCTCGCCATCATCCTCATCGCCACCACCTGCAACCGGCGCAAGCGAGACAAAAGCGGAGAAGACAGCGACTCGTATGGGGAGAAGGGCACGCTCGAGCGGGGCAGGAACCACGTGGGGGACAACCCGCTTCTGCCACTCCACGAGACCGGGGGAGGAGCGGGCTTTGATGGACACTCCTACAGCAGCCAGCCCGGTGGGTTCACCTCGGCTCACCCCGGGGGCAGCGACATGTGCTCGGCCTCAGAGGACGGCAGCGAAGTGCCCTGTGTGTATGACTCAGACAGCAACAGCAAGCCTAGAGGGAATAAACACGAG GGCTACTCCACTCTGCCTGGCTATGGGAACGCCAAAGAGGCTGTGAGGCCCATCACTATCTGGAAGGGGAACTCTTACACCACCATCTCTGCCAGGGACCCGGCCTTCAGTGGCAAAGACAGTGGCAAGGGAGACAGTGACTTCaatgacagtgacagtgatgtcAGTGGGGACACTGGCCTGAAGAAAGATGGGGCAGTGGTTCCTCCCATGGGTGGCCAAAATG CTCTGTGGGCTTGCACCAGTGAATGTAAGGTCCTGGGTCACTCAGATCGCTGCTGGAGCCCCTCAGCAGTAAGAGCCAACGCAGCGCCCTCTCCAGCCCCCACCCTCTCCTCTTTCAGCAGCCTCTCCAAGACAGCCTCCCTGCCCCGGGACCCCCACCGCCGGGACAACTACTACCAGGCGCACATCCCCAAAACCGTGGGTCTACAGAGCGTGTACGAGAAGGTGCTGCACAGAGAGTACGACTACGTTCTGGTCACCCCACCCAGACCTGTGCGGGTGCAGGAGATCAGTGATATAACCATCCCTGTTTACACCCCCACCCCAACACACTGTCCCAACAATGACGTCTAA